CAATTTGACAACTGTCAGCACTTGGACAGTCTGAGCATTTTTTATTTAGCTAGACCTTTTTAAGACCATTGCTCTAACTAAAGTTGTAAGTAATGATGCACTCTGTTATGTGAATGAAGAGGAATTTACTGGTTACAAAAAAGATTCCTGAATGTTTGTAACCTACTTTAGAAATGATTTTCTGGTCTATCTTGGAACACAAAAATCCCATTTTTGAGGCAAGGGCAATAAAAGGTACCACACAGTTCTGAGCACAGTTGAGAAGGGGAAATGAACTCCAGCTCTTGatctctttcatatttatttgtggTATATTTGCATTTGCATGCTATCCGTTGATAGCTCAGTATTTCAGACTCAGCTAAATCCCACAGCCTGAATATTAAGAAAGATATTGACCACTGGTAAAATCTAGGAAGAAGGTAGTAAACCTAGTATAGATGAGAGATCTTCCACCATTCTCTCTGAATGGACTTCGTGCATCTTTACAGGATTCTACTCTTTAATGAATAATGGTTAAACAGatcacagaattttagaaatggaagcaACTTTGGGACCATCTAGTCACTTCTTGATTGCTATAGGTGAAGAAGCTGCTGTCCATTGGTCCAAGTGACTTTTCTGAAGCCCAAGTTACCACTTGAGCTGAATGTCCAAAAGAGGGCTagaattcagatttcttttgaggttcagtttccccatctgcttcGAAGAGTGATTGGCATCAGTAAAGCACTTCTTAGTGACTTGAGGtctcttctctgtgccaggcactggaagGAGACCTGCCTGTTCCTAGGTCCACTGAAGCTTCCTGTGGCCTCTGCACCATTAGGAGAAAAACTAGTGCATGTCATTATCTCCATTCTTAGTATGTCTGAGCCATGAACCCATGTAGAAAAAGGGGGGATAGGGATGACACTTCAACCAGATGATCTTCCTCTTGGGGATAATAGAAAGAACAAGCAAAAGAAAGGGGAAACAATAGGGCTGGATTACATAAATCACGTGAGTTTTATCCCACATACAGAGTCTGTCTTTTGCAGTTGCTATAGTAGAGttccagaaagtatttttttataataggaatttgagagacaataTCATATTCCAATTAAATGCTAAGACTCCCCAAATGAGGACCTAAAGAAGTAATCATTTCCCCACTGTGGCCCTTATGGTCCTGAAAGTTTTATCACActacatgtttttattattaagaaattcTAACTGAGCGTCTAAACTAGATTCAATTCCAACTCTtacattacaaaacaaaacaaagcacagtaCATAGGCCTGGGTCCCATCATGATCAGTTCAATTAGAATTTTTAGGGATGGGATAGACACAACAGTATTTCAAAATGTTCCCCAGATAATCTACAGCTTGCGTAAAGAACTTCTGGTCAAAAGTCACAAAACAGACACCCTTTGCAGAAGCCATTCTCTCTCATGAGTTTAAATCACAATAGGGGTTTATACAAGCTGAGAAATTGTATGAATATACAATGTGTAGGAGGGAGTGGATGGGCAGGCTTGCCATAAAGATAATGTTTCATACTGACCTTTTGGTACAGACAATGCATGCATTTTGCAGTGTTCTATTTTTAGATGTTTACCACTTGCATTCTCAACCACTGTTTAAAACAATGCCATACTGACCCCTCTTTGCCTCCAAATACACCAGGTATCCTGGAATAGAGGAAAGTGTTTGTATGTATGCTAGCGCTTAATTATGAGATTGATTGTATGTCAGTGTTATTATACACCTAATTGTAATTGTAGAGGTAGAGGGATTTGAAAAGTTACATAGACAAGGAATTTAACACACAATCATTTTAAAACAACTGTGATACATTTCTCGGATTAACCACTCTTATTACTTGGAATTTTTTCTCCCAggtaactttatatatatatatatatatatatatatatatatatatttttttttttttttttttttttttttaaacaaagggtacagccctttccccttttcccttgTCCTGAATGGTGATTGTGTCCAAGCAGTATTTTTCTTGTAAGTCTCTTAATATCCTGGCACACCTAAAGACGACTGTCATTCCATGTTCCTTCAGCTCTTCTAACAGATTTTCCAGACAAAGCAGTCCCTCCTCAGCCAAACTTGAGGGTGTCTCTTCATCCCTTATCTCTGTCCTTTTGTTCCTCCTTAGAATCTTTGTAGCATCACTACTTCCCTCAAAAGATCAAAAGAGGAACCCATTTTTAATAAGTCTGACAAACAGCAAGTGAGGCAGAGAATCTTATAGGTGACATTTCTTCTGATTACATTGTCCTTTTGTTTCCATCCTTTatacttcctttatttttaaaaagattttatttatttattgagagaaagagagagagagatcacaaggagcaGGGGAcggtagaaggagaaggagactccctgctgagtggggaacctgatgtgggactcaatccaggacccttgggtcatgacctgagccaaaggcagacacttaccagactgagccacccacccccaTTATATTTCCTTTAAACTATCATTAAATTATTGAGATGTTTAATGTTTATGAACAACTGGTAGCCTTAGTTTCTATCCCCTATTGCCCAAGGGGAATGGAGCATGGTAAATTCATTTAAGGGCACATTTACAATAGTGATTATCACCCTGGAGATCTTTGTCCCGTGGAGACTGTGGTATTATGAGCTGATCCATTATACTCACCAGCCATCTTGGTTTTCCATATCACAAGCTCCCACAAAAATGATAATCTTTTcctagtattttcttatttttcataaatttaccCACTTTTTCCTACTTAATATCTATGTTCATTATTTCTAGTCATTTTGCATTATCTCACTTTGTATATAGgtcttaatcttatttttgtgGGTGATTGGTATTTGTCAAAATCactttgatgttatttttatcaCAGATGTTAACAAGGTTATTGTGATTGGTGTCATTTTTAAGTTGTGAGTCCTCTTAACCTATTCATTCCAGTCATTGATAAAATACTGAATGTGCTAGGGCTGTGGTCCTGGCTGTATGTTAGATACCAGTCACACCTAAAATTCTCATCACACATCGTCACCCTTTTTTGATGGTTACTTCCTAGTCCTATGTATTCTGAACTGAATAATGATCCTGATTTTCTATATTTAGCTTGTTGATAGGGAAACTATTTGGAGTCAAATTGAAAAGTCTTACTTTTTACATGTTACAGTAAATCCACCTTCTCTCACAAGAGGTGAAAGAAAGGAGCACATTTGGAAAAGGAGCTAGCATTTGTTTCACTTGGTACAGACATCAACAATGAAATGAATGATGTCCGATCCTTTCTAGAGACATCTGtgtgttttgtctatttttttttttttccttctgagaagGGTACTGAGATTTATGAAAGACCACTTCCGAGGTACAAAGAAATTTCTGTGCTGTTGGAATGGTGGATATTAATGGTCACCTCTTCCCAGCTAGTAAAATCTCTGAGCTCTGTGTACTTAAGAAATCTAGAAATAAGagagccaaagagaagaaaaaagaggcttGGGTTTCTTATAGCTGTTGTCTCCCTCAGGTATGGAAGGTTTGGATTTTTCTTCAGGGCTGTCTGCTGACCTAGTCATTTCTTTGATGTTTGCCATTGTCCGTTGGCATATGGTCTGACGGGGAGTCCTTCCACCCCTCTCTTTGCAAGGAATTTCTCATGTGGCCTGAGATCCACTTGTCAGTCTTCAAATTTCTGTCCCAGTGGGCAATGCCAACCACTTGCAATAGCATCTCTTGGCATTCTGGGAATTTGCTTGTCCTGCCTGACAGATACTTAGGAGTTTAGCCTTACCCTCCAGGCCCCAGAAGGTCATCCACGTGCCGTGGCCTGTTTACTGAAGGCTCAAGAGAGATGcatctgtgtcttcctcaaacagataaaaataaaactcttaataataaatatatacacagaacatattttttctttactttggtaAATAGAGTGaaagtttctggatttctttattcattatttggATATGTTTTTTCTTAGAAGGTTTAAAATGTGGCTGCCATTGGAGAAAGGGGCAAAGAAAGACATTCAGAAATGTAATCCTATTGTCTTTTTACTCACAGGAGACATTCAGTTacttaaagaagaatttcagatttttttcagcagATTCAATTTGATATCCATTTGCTGATGACAGactcagtgtggagccctgaGATGGGTACAGGGAAGCCATAGTCCTGGGGCCACCAGGGTGCCATTGTCCTACCCTGAAGGCAGGCATGCAATAGGAAGGAAAgttggggagagagggatggagataGAGAAGCAGAATACTCAGAGGGCTTCGATATATgccaaaatagaataaaaataagatgtgGTGGAAGCAAAGTGAAGAGATGACCAGTTCCAAGAGGGTGGTCAGCAAAGGCTAATAGAAGCCCGTGTGTTTCAGGTGAGCCCTGGCAGATGGCTGTAGTGTGTCAGGTGGACACTCATGCAGTAGGACTCATGACATGCTCTGTGCTTGGTGTGGAGCAGGTGCTTcctaagtatttgttgaatgacctTCCTCAGGGAGCATAATATCTGAGAATGAGAATCATTCTATAATTATAACTAGAGTAGTGGAGGGGTTTACTCAAAATAAATTGGTGAATTGGTGGTTATTAACTATTTTAGACAAACAGTTTCTCTCCCTACTAAAAACCATGATGCTCAGGGTCGAGTGAGGAAGAGATCTGTTGACGTAACCAAAATAATTGGGGGTGAAATCCAGAGAATGCAATTCCATGCCTTGACAGATTTTGGTATACCCATTTCCAGCTATCTATTATTACTGCTAATCGTATAGACAAGGCCAACAAGTGAGCCATGATTGATGGAACATTTCAATTGTTCTTCTGAGAGATTAATGGTGCCTTGTAAAATGCCCTATGAAGTCTGTTCCTTACTTCTGGCATTTGTTTTTGAGAACAAATACATAATTACCAGGGAGGAAGTCTCAGAGAAACTACTTTCAGGATTAAAGAGGCATTTCTCCCACTAGCATACAATTCAGGTTTTTCTcaattgtttctgttttcacaaTGTATTACTGTAACAGCGTAAGTATCTGGAATTCAAACAGACAAATCGAGAACTTTAAATGAAGCTGTTAAATTCAGAGTGCCTGTCAGGACCTGCTTTATTCTCTCACACTTGCTCCTCCCCACATATCCAGGCAGGATCAGCCACACCCCAGGCTCTTCCCTTGGCAGTCAAGGTGCTTTAAAGACTCAGGTGATTCAGCACAAGCCGGCATTGCTGCGTGTCTGGTTCTGGGCATGTGCTGTACTTCTAATCATTGACACTACACCCCCACTTTGTACCCCTAATCTGGTCTTTAAGACTTGATCCTCCATCGCTTGTTGGGAACTC
This genomic stretch from Mustela erminea isolate mMusErm1 chromosome 11, mMusErm1.Pri, whole genome shotgun sequence harbors:
- the CAV1 gene encoding caveolin-1 isoform X2; translated protein: MSGGKYVDSEGHLYTVPIREQGNIYKPNNKAMAEEMNEKQVYDAHTKEIDLVNRDPKHLNDDVVKGSSDATKILRRNKRTEIRDEETPSSLAEEGLLCLENLLEELKEHGMTVVFRCARILRDLQEKYCLDTITIQDKGKGERAVPFV